The Triticum urartu cultivar G1812 chromosome 6, Tu2.1, whole genome shotgun sequence genome includes the window TTCAAAAACGGAGGGAATACGTGCGGTGCAGAGAGTTTTATGTCCGGGACGTGGTCACCACAGCGACACAGCTTGCCATATCTTCGCAAAATCCATTTTATGGCCCCGACCGATGCAAAACCGTGTTCGCGAAGCATCAAGCATGGGTTAAAGTGCCTATTGAGTATAACTCGGATTATTAGGTTCCTCATGGATGAAACCACGATGGATTTAACTTCTAGACTTGGCACTGGTGCTTGCATTTTTTTGAATTTAGTTTGGGATTTTCGGCGATGTTTGTTCGGTGGGAGAATACATTTTCATCAATTACGAAGGCGCATGTGGTGACTTCGTTAATCTTAAGATGTTGTGTCGGCTCATATCTCGGATGTACTTATAACGACAGGGTGTacgtgtgcgttcataggggtgactATATGGCTTCGGCCACCGGTTGGATTTCTAGGAGGGTGGTTGTTCTGAGGCGAGCTCAGGCGATTTGGTACAAGCACGGTCTCTCTGCTATGACAATGGAATCATTGGTAATTCGAGATGGTGTCCAGTTAGCATTAGATCTGGGCTACAGAAAGGTAATAGTTGAAACTGACGCCCAAAGTTTGGTGAAATTGTGGAACTCTCCAGATTTTGATCACTCGGAGATTGCTACCACAATGAAAGATATTCAAGAGCTTTGCGGGAATTTTGAGGAGTTTTGCTTAACTTCCATTCCGAAAGAGGCGAACGAATTAGCACATCTTTGCGCTAAACACTGTAATTCCTCTAGAAGACGTTGTCTCTCGATAAATTATGTTCCAGCCTTCCTTACGGCTTGTGTGATGAAGGAACATACTCCCGCTACTTAATTCAATAAAGCTCTCGATTCTCAAAAAAAGGTAGGGCGGTTGTTCTTTAGCCCACCAGAGATTTTTTTTTTAATATGCAAAGCTTGCACATCTTTTCGTCGATGGAAGAAAATAGAATAAGTATAAATGAGGGTACAACACATTGTGATGAAGTTCACAATGTTGAGCAGCCCCATTTGGAGCCCAAACGTGGGATAACGAGCACAACTAGATCCAAGGTGAGCAAACCAGACATGGTGGTAGTGGGTGGTCGGAAGGGCACCCGTAGAAGCGGAGGAGCCCAAACGTGGGATAACAAGCACAACTAGAATTGAGGTGAGCAAACCCGGACATGGTGGTAGTGGGTGGTCGGAAGGGCTTGCTTCCGCCGGCATGGCAGGAGAAATAGGTGAAATGCCGATAAATAATTGGATGAGGGTGGAGGGATGGGGCTGGTCCGGAGAGACAAGGTGGTTTCCGCAAATGTCAGTCTTTTTAAAAAACACCAGAAGCTCACCTTGCACATGTTGGATGAAGATGAGATAGTAAAACATGTCGGATCGCAGACACACCATCATTATCAATTTGATCTTTTATACGAGCGGAAAAACGCTCTCAGACCAAACAGATTAGGTCACAGTTCACTACAATGTAAGTTCCTCCCTCCGTTCTAAACTAAGTGTTGTGGTTttagtttaaatttgaactaaaaccacgacacttaTTTTGAAACAGAGAGTATAAGATTATAGTCTGGTTAACAGTAGAAACTTGCAAGACAATATTTTATTTACCCGCTTTCCGCAGTTTCGGACCAGGGGAATTCATCCACACAACTCCGAGAAAACGGATTCTGGAACCTAATCATTATTATGCATTTGTTTTCACAAGTTCATCCAAATGACTCGAGAACCGGATTCAGGAGGAGGCAGGAGTAAACTTGATGGAAACGCTGTTGACGCAGTGGCGCTCATCGGTAGGCGTCTTGAAGCCTTCTCCCTTGAACACATGGCCCAAATGCCCACCGCAAGCTGCGCATGTGATCTCAACCCTCCTACCATCAGGGTCAGGCTGAACACAAGGGAACATGGTACCATTCAGTATGTTACCCAAACAAACAAAATAAAGGACCTGATGATAGAATCAAGTAAGTGAACGGCTGCTGAAGCATACCGTCCGGTGTATGGCTCCAGGAAGTCCTTCGAAGAAGGCCGGCCAGCCGCAGCCGGAGTCGAATTTGGTGGTGGACTTGTACAGGGGCGTTCCGCAGCCAACGCAGTTGTACGCCCCGTCACCATAGAACTTGTTGTACTCGCCTGTTCCCGGCAACCTGGATCGCAATGTGAGGTTAGTTTGATGGCATGTGCTCCAGCATGCTGGCACCATTTTCAGAAATTATTTTACACACCAGGTGACAAACAAAGGTTGTCATGTGGAACTTCAGAGTTTAGCTCCCTTTGGGCTAACTTTAGTTCAGTTTCTATAGGTTTTTGCAGCTTCTCTAGTTGTTTAGTCAGGCCACTGTGGGTGGTTTGTACATCTTGAGcatttttcggcattcttcttatATAGACATTGACGCCAATTTAGATGCATATTTGAGAAAATGACAGAATTTCAGACCCATAACAATGGATGGAATGTAACTGAAGTTTACTGTTTGAGAAACCACAATTGTGCGTAGGCTAAAAACAGTTTGATAAGGCTACTTCGGTATGGACTTGCACCAGTAATAATGCGTATGCACATTTATTACTCCCCTGATCTCTTCTCATAGAAGCTCTAAAGCAACTTAAGCTTTCAAATATACACAAATCCGAATCCTGATGCATAAATGTGGCGCTGGTGGTACACAGGTCAAATTTCTTCATATGGTTTCAGCTCTAAGAATTATCCCAATTAACACTGGCAGATTGATGTGAATGTTAATTGGTTCACATCAGAACTATCGTGCAGAACATGCACAAACGGCATGGCTGAATGGAAGGGCTTTAGGAGGACGAAGATACCATTGAAGAGTATATTCCGCCTCAATAGAAGTGAAGCGAAAAACCTATGGCCTATACTGACTAGAGCCATGATCGATATATTTCAGTGATAATAACATAATACTCCCTCCgcccgaaaatacttgtcatcaaaatgaataaaaaaacatgtatctagaactaaaatacatctagatacacccccttttatccattttgatgacaagtatttccggacggagggagtactaacatTTACCTTCTTTTAGACTTCGCTCTCCAATTTTAAATCTTCCAGATTATACAATTAGATTTTGAATAACCTTTCTTTCTAAATTTTTGTTTTTTCTAGCTCTAAAGCAAAGTACTAACTAAATCATAACTCAGTTTCAAATTCTGAAGTTGCTAAACACATATTCAGCGTGGTAGTTTCTGAACAACTTGACACTACAGGGAACTGTCAACAAGAGTACAGGGCATCAGGCACGTCTGcagatttatttatttttgcaaATTTAGATGCATATCCTGACTAGGGTTATTATACTGGAGTACATCTTTTTTTACTCTATACAATTATATATTCCTTCTTACTCCAAGTAGTGAGAAGTCAACCCAGACAGGTTGGCTTAACGCAAGTAGCCATAAACTGGCTGAGGTATTGCTAAGTGGGGATCCAATTGTTCAATTAGGGTTGGCATGATCCATCAATAAAAACAGAGGAACGGTGAGTAGCAAGCAGAGTCAACGGGCTCGAAACTCCAAGAATCCTCTTACCAATCGATGGCCAAGGCGCCAACATCAAAATCGGCCAAACACGCATGGCATACACTCGAGGAACAAACTGGCGGATCGAGAGATGGCAGAAAGTATATATACTGACTCGGTGCCCTTGAGGCGGAGGATGCGGAACTGCTCGGGGTTGAGGACGGCGCGCCACTCCTCCTCGCTCCTCGGCTTGCTGTCGCCGGACGCCATCGATCGCGCGCGCGGCGAACGCAGGGAACACGAAGCGGGCGGAGCGCCGACGAGGGAGACAGGGAGGGGAAGAGGATAGCGGAGACCTTTTGCGCGGTGGGGGCGACTGACCACGTTTTGATGCCTGCGGGTGGGAAGGGAAGCGCGGCGTCCATTTGGCACCCGATTCAATTCATGTGTTATTATCCTTATCCGGATCCGGTGCGCAGGTGCGTTGAACTTGGACGGGTTCTCGGCTCGCCCGCGTGAATCCTCCCTCAATCGTGCTCCCGGTGTTCGTAAATACCCCCTCCTAAATACTCCTATAAGCCTTTTTAAAAGATTTTAATATAAACTAAATACAGAGCAAAACGGATGAATGTCACTTTAAAATTCGTCTATATACACCCGTATCTACTTCACATCCAAATCTCTGAAAATACATATTTAGAAACGGAGAGCATACATGAATCCAACATGAAACACTTTGTATGCATATGTGAAACGGATAGGTAAGCGCCGTTTTGGCTCTCGGGCTCTGATGAGCCGAGAGTAAACAGTAAAGTTATTTAAAATACTAAATATACTTAAAAAAATCCAAATTTATTTGTGGTGAAAGATGCTTGAGCGATGATCTCCGTaccaaatttgatgatatttaaACATGCGAGGAGCTCGTgacaaaaaaaacaaaattcgggTCTGAGAGGAACTTTTGAGAGAACAACATTGTTCATGTCTGGATTTGTCTCTTTTGCCGTGCGCTTCTGAAATGTCCAAACATCACCAATTTTTGCACAAACATCACACACAGACACATCTTGCTTGCCAAAAAAAATCATAATTGTTTTTCTATTTTAATCGTGTTACTGTTCACCGGGCTCATCTGAGCCTGCACACCGAATTGAATATTTGAACGGATAGCTGCAGCTTTAAATTATTCAAAATATAGAGGAAATTTGAGTGTCAACTAATTCTCCACAGAGGGGTATAATATAATTTCCTCTCTTGCATGTGACATCAAGATCAAACTCAATAATATAATACTctcttcgttcctaaatataagcctTTTTAAGATTTCAATATGGACAACATGCAAATCAAAATGAGTGCATCTAcgctctaaaatacgtctatatataTCCTAATGTCGTTCGTATTAAAATAtataaaaagacttatatttagaaataGAGTGAGTAGTCGCTCTATTCCTGTCTGTTAGACATAAAACTCGACCCATTCCTCTTTCGTGTTGCATACCTCCACCCAGCAAAAAGTGCTTGGGCACGTATGCCGCACAGCCACCTCCCCCCTCGTTTGGCATGTACCCGCTCCTCATCCGCGACTCGACGATTGCATGTTGCGCTCCAACCGACTACTGTCATGTGGTCCTTTCAGACTAGTGAATAACAAATCGAGGAAGTGTCCACCTGTATCCTTCTCTCCCGACGCATCGACGTCGAGGGACCACTTCCTAGCAAAGGGTTACCCCTCCGGGGGAGCAGTATGCATGGCCGCTCGTCGGTTGTGGCAACCCACGTCAGAAGCACCACACCTCTCCCCGGCAATGTCCTGCAAATGCATATGGTATAATTATAGCCTTTTCAAAATAAGAGTATCAATCACACTGGGTGATTCAATGCGATGAACCGGATCCTGATAAGGACATGAATTTCCGTGCTTTATGTGTCAATGCCTGGATCAATTGCTAGCACACACAATACATGATGAAATACCAGGAAATATCACATGTCATAATATTACATCACATATCCAGTCTCTTTTACGTTACATGCCTACTTAGCTCAAGGCTAGTTTGTAATGTCATGTAGTGGAAATACAATATTACCTTGTGGCGTCATGCACTCACACACAAAAGTTGAGTATAACATCGTAACCCTAAATCATAATCCTTACTTGTCCTACACAAGtcctgcaacatgatatgttgcaacCGCAAAGGTCAATAAATTCAATGTATTTTTATGTCACACCTAATAACAACATATCATTCATTATAAACAATATATGGTAAACGGTGAGTTTTTGTTCTATTTTGCAGCAAACTGTTTTTGTTCCATTTCCCATGTCTATTCACCCATGAAAACCCTCGGATTTCCTAGATTGAGATGATCAAATGTTATATATGTTTCAAGCGTGCTTAATCAATGATGCAACAATGGGGACTCCAGAGGGCATCAATCATCGACACATATCACTTGAAATAAAAAAGTCCCGACAAATACAAGTGCTGACAATCAAGCATCGATGCATTCAATTGAGACTCCAAAGTGTATCAATCTGACGAAGCTTTCACTTGAGAAAAAAATCTTGAAGCCTATAGTTATAACGTAGACTCACCACTTTCTTGAATCACTCCGAAAACCAATCTTGTATCCCGTAGCAAAGCAGGGCAAATAATCACACAATTTAATGATGCCCAAGTGGCAACAAGGATCATGAAAATCATACTAAACATGTAGCTATCCTATACCAGGTTCAACATATCATTGCAACATAGTGAAATATGGGGAAAGCATTATCACAAATGCAACTTGACTGGAAatttaaacacacacacacacacacacacacacacacacagagagagaagagagagaatCCAAGCAATTGATGAAGTCCTTTACTCTCACGATTTTTGGCAAAGCTACACTTCCCTCTCCAAACAATCTATCATAAAAACGAAATCACATAAACAACCATTCCATACCATTCAAATCAACCAACAATAACATAACTAAGTTGGGTGTATAGTGTAGGTGCAAATGAATCAATCTCATTTGGTGTTTGTGTTATGGTTTAAGTTCAACTAAAGTTTAATTgaaattgaaatttaatattTAAATTTAATTTGATTCCAAAATTGAACTTCTTATTTAAATCTGGTTCCAATTTGATAAATTTTAATTGGTTTAAATGATTCaaatttgttttatttggattcCCACATTTGAATTCATATTCAAGGGTTGAGTTGAATTTCAACTTGATTTAAAGTTATGGTTCAAACTTAGTTTGAATTCAATTTGTATTAGCATTTGAAATTTCAAAAGTTGAGTTTAGCTTCAAATGGATTAAGATTTGATCAATGTTGACTTGTGAAGTCATTCGCAAGAAGTCTCAGTTGATAAGTCTGAATGTGGACGTGTGGTTTGGATTTTATGTTGAAAttaagtttgaatttgaattcaaataagtttaaatttcTTAAATCAAATTTGGGTCAAACTAGTTATAAAATGTGTTTTGAACTTTTGGAACACAAAGCAAAAAATAATCATTTAATTTTAGATTCCTAAATCAAAAGTTATAATCAACTTAAATATCAATTTGTGATTCTAAAACCTCTGCCATAGCATCACTTTTCACTTGCTTCTtcaattttatttgaatttagatTTAGTTTGTTCCATTTTTTATTTTAGTGAGCCCATTTAATAGTTTAAGTTATGAGGACcattttgcaaaaagtttcacCCATTTGGGTTTGTAGTTTTCAATAGGTTCAATtaaagtttgaattcaaatttgaataaaTTGAATTTATAAAGGTTGAAATTTGTGAAACTATGGTTCTACTCATTGCTACTGATCAATGTGAACATACTGCAAAAGGTTTCACTCAAATTGGATTCATAATTTACAAATTAGTGCCTATTGAAGGTTTTAATTCAATTTCAATAGATACATATTTTAAATGTGGAAAATTGTATGTAATTGGTATTGGTGAATACTGAACTCCATGAGGTTTGATATGTAAAAAGAATCACCTCAATAGGAGTTGTGGATAAAAAGTTATGAGATTTCTAAGAGAAGGGGCTAATCTGCAAAAGTGTCAGGGTTcgttgttttatttattttaaatcCAATAATTGTTCTGGAAGGGAGTGAATGTCAGCCTTCAGATTTAATGAGCCTCGGAGAGTCTGGATTAGTGGGCAACATGGCATGTCCTGATGAATCCTGATTGGACTGTACGACTTCAACCACCTATCGACGCCCTATTGGCTCGTACAAATTCGACCAGTTTCTAATCCTGGTCGTCCATGCGTGATCGAACGACTAAGGCAGTGAAAGCTCACCGGGCGGCGTGACTTATCCGGAGACGATGTGGGTGGTGGTGATGGCGCTcgagatgaaggaaatatgccctagaggcaataataaagttgttatttatatttccttatatcatgataattgtttattattcatgctagaattgtattaaccggaaacttagtacatgtgtgaatacatagacaaacaaagtgtcactagtatgcctctacttgtcgagctcgttaatcaaagatggttaagtttcctagccatggacaagagttgtcatttgatgaacgggatcacatcattagaaaatgatgtgattgacttgacccatctgttagcttagcactatgatcgtttagtttattgctattgctttctccataacttctacatgttcctatgactatgagattatgcaactcccgaatactggaggaacacttagtgtgctatcaaacgtcacaacgtaactgggtgattataaagatgctctacaggtgtctccgatggtgtttgttgagttggcatagatcgagattaggatttgtcactcgaattgtcgaagaggtatctctgggccctctcggtaatgcacatcactataagccttgcaagcaatgtgactaatgagttagttacgggatgatgcattacagaacgagt containing:
- the LOC125514836 gene encoding uncharacterized protein LOC125514836 isoform X1, giving the protein MDAALPFPPAGIKTWSVAPTAQKVSAILFPSLSPSSALRPLRVPCVRRARDRWRPATASRGARRSGAPSSTPSSSASSASRAPSQYIYFLPSLDPPVCSSSVCHACLADFDVGALAIDWLPGTGEYNKFYGDGAYNCVGCGTPLYKSTTKFDSGCGWPAFFEGLPGAIHRTPDPDGRRVEITCAACGGHLGHVFKGEGFKTPTDERHCVNSVSIKFTPASS
- the LOC125514836 gene encoding peptide methionine sulfoxide reductase B5 isoform X2, which produces MASGDSKPRSEEEWRAVLNPEQFRILRLKGTELPGTGEYNKFYGDGAYNCVGCGTPLYKSTTKFDSGCGWPAFFEGLPGAIHRTPDPDGRRVEITCAACGGHLGHVFKGEGFKTPTDERHCVNSVSIKFTPASS